A stretch of Podospora bellae-mahoneyi strain CBS 112042 chromosome 5, whole genome shotgun sequence DNA encodes these proteins:
- the KGD2 gene encoding 2-oxoglutarate dehydrogenase complex E2 component (EggNog:ENOG503NX9F; BUSCO:EOG09263I7I; COG:C), which yields MVYRGLRLAARAVPKFALYNNNTALRQLPLQFQHVRTYADKIVKVPQMAESISEGTLKQWNKSVGDFVEQDEEIATIETDKIDVAVNAPEAGVIKEFLANEEDTVVVGQDLVRIELGGAPSGDKPAAEPKESAPEKKAEPEKAPEPKQEESKSAASAPAPPKQETPEPKSKPAPAAAPEKPVTLGNREEKRVKMNRMRLRIAERLKQSQNTAASLTTFNEVDMSALMEFRNKYKEEVLKKTGVKLGFMSAFSRAAVLAMRDIPAVNASIEGPNGGDTIVYRDYVDISVAVATEKGLVTPVVRNAEAMDLVGIERSIAELGKKARDGKLTIEDMAGGTFTISNGGVFGSLMGTPIINLPQSAVLGLHATKERPVVVNGKIEIRPMMYLALTYDHRLLDGREAVQFLVKVKEYIEDPRKMLL from the exons ATGGTGTACAGAGGTCTCCGCCTTGCGGCTCGCGCTGTTCCCAAATTTGCGCTCTACAACAACAATACAGCCCTGCGACAACTGCCCCTGCAGTTCCAACATGTGCGGACATATGCCGACAAGATCGTCAAGGTGCCGCAAATGGCCGAGTCGATCAGCGAGGGTACTCTGAAGCAGTGGAACAAGTCAGTTGGTGACTTTGTTgagcaggatgaggagattgcGACCATTGAGACCGACAAG ATTGATGTTGCTGTCAATGCTCCTGAGGCCGGTGTCATCAAGGAGTTCCTCGCCAACGAGGAGGATACCGTCGTTGTTGGCCAGGATCTCGTGCGTATCGAGCTTGGAGGTGCGCCGTCGGGCGACAAGCCTGCCGCTGAGCCCAAGGAATCGGCTCCCGAAAAGAAGGCCGAGCCTGAGAAGGCTCCCGAGCccaagcaggaggagagcaagtctgctgcctctgcccctgccccccctAAACAGGAGACACCAGAACCCAAGAGCAAGCCCGCTCCAGCGGCCGCCCCTGAGAAGCCCGTCACTCTGGGCAACCgcgaggagaagagg GTCAAGATGAACCGGATGCGTCTTCGCATTGCCGAGCGCTTGAAGCAGTCTCAAAACACCGCCGCTTCTCTGACCACATTCAACGAGGTCGACATGTCAGCTCTGATGGAATTCCGCAACAAGTACAAAGAGGAGGTTCTCAAGAAGACTGGTGTCAAGCTTGGCTTCATGAGCGCTTTCTCGCGTGCTGCCGTACTTGCCATGCGCGATATTCCTGCCGTCAACGCCTCGATTGAAGGTCCCAATGGCGGTGATACCATCGTCTACAGGGACTACGTCGACATCAGCGTTGCTGTTGCTACTGAGAAGGGTCTCGTTACCCCTGTTGTCCGCAACGCTGAGGCTATGGATCTTGTTGGCATCGAGAGGTCCATCGCTGAGCTGGGCAAGAAG GCTCGCGACGGCAAGCTCACTATTGAGGACATGGCTGGTGGTACCTTCACCATCAGCAACGGTGGTGTCTTCGGTTCCCTCATGGgcacccccatcatcaaccttcCCCAAAGCGCCGTGCTTGGTCTTCATGCCACTAAGGAGCGCCCAGTTGTCGTCAATGGCAAGATTGAGATCCGTCCCATGATGTACCTGGCACTTACCTATGACCATCGTCTTCTTGACGGCAGAGAGGCCGTGCAGTTCTTGGTCAAGGTAAAAGAGTACATTGAAGATCCCCGTAAGATGCTTTTGTAG
- a CDS encoding hypothetical protein (EggNog:ENOG503P6ZX; COG:C) → MSSRMAALSLYRRSLKLALDWSVHRDVWRGQALYIRSLFEKNRAVTDPRLQRALLKETEKLLEKWKHPDPYIPPTAPGGSKYERNLPVPNLDPPPPLKF, encoded by the exons ATGTCCTCCCGGATGGCGGCCTT GTCGCTTTATCGCCGCTCTCTGAAGCTCGCGCTCGACTGGTCGGTACACCGTGATGTCTGGCGCGGCCAGGCGCTCTACATCCGCTCCCTGTTTGAGAAGAACCGGGCTGTCACCGACCCCAGACTACAGCGT GCGCTGTTGAAAGAGACAGAGAAGTTGTTGGAGAAGTGGAAGCACCCCGACCCTTATATCCCCCCAACGGCCCCCGGAG GATCCAAGTACGAGAGAAACTTGCCAgtccccaacctcgacc CTCCCCCGCCGCTCAAGTTCTGA
- the HTA1 gene encoding histone H2A (EggNog:ENOG503P2TD; COG:B): MTGGGKSGGKASSGKNAQSRSSKAGLAFPVGRVHRLLRKGNYAQRVGAGAPVYLAAVLEYLAAEILELAGNAARDNKKTRIIPRHLQLAIRNDEELNKLLGHVTIAQGGVLPNIHQNLLPKKTGTKPGKNASQEL; the protein is encoded by the exons ATGACTGGCGGCGGCAAGTCCGGTGGCAAGGCGAGCAGCGGCAAGAACGCGCAATC TCGTTCTTCCAAGGCTGGTTTGGCTTTCCCCGTCGGCCGTGTTCACCGTCTTCTCCGCAAGGGCAACTACGCTCAGCGtgtcggtgccggtgctcCCGTCTACCTCGCCGCTGTTCTTGAGTACCTCGCTGCCGAAATCCTCGAGTTGGCTGGCAACGCCGCTCGTGACAACAAGAAGACCCGTATCATCCCCCGTCATCTCCAGCTCGCCATCCGCAACGATGAAGAGTTGAACAAGCTCCTTGGGCACGTCACCATTGCCCAGGGTGGTGTCCTTCCCAACATTCACCAGA ACCTTCTTCCCAAGAAGACTGGCACCAAGCCCGGCAAGAACGCCTCGCAAGAGTTGTAA
- the HTB1 gene encoding histone H2B (EggNog:ENOG503P1WK; COG:B) yields MPPKAADKKPANKAPATASKAPEKKDAGKKTAASGEKKKRTKARKETYSSYIYKVLKQVHPDTGISNRAMSILNSFVNDIFERVATEASKLAAYNKKSTISSREIQTSVRLILPGELAKHAVSEGTKAVTKYSSSTK; encoded by the exons ATGCCCCCCAAGGCCGCTGACAAGAAGCCCGCCAACAAGGCCCCCGCCACTGCCTCCAAGGCtcccgagaagaaggatgctgGCAAGAAGACTGCTGCTTCtggcgagaagaagaagcgcacCAAGGCGCGCAAGGAGACCTACTCCTCCTACATTTACAAGG TCCTCAAGCAGGTCCACCCCGACACTGGTATCTCCAACCGTGCCATGTCCATCCTCAACTCTTTCGTGAACG ACATCTTCGAGCGCGTCGCGACCGAGGCTTCCAAGCTTGCCGCCTACAACAAGAAGtccaccatctcatcccGTGAGATCCAGACCTCCGTGCGCCTCATCCTTCCCGGCGAGCTTGCCAAGCACGCCGTGTCTGAAGGCACCAAGGCCGTCACCAAGTACTCGTCGAGCACGAAATAG
- the SQS1 gene encoding squalene synthetase-like protein (COG:S; EggNog:ENOG503NZPN), with protein MPPKRGKRPYAGPKAAHLRSTPGVQGHVSSFSSTTFFQSVTHSNDFSLKDEVRNTQSHHLDSAWISGTVKLRQKPVSFVSAGYSEPLKLLEDIEQDKVSPGEATESKADDMDITTVDVNLNVSAEAVIEKTTLVELDSAAKGKMVLSNSTSQDNPSSETPQEQAQDLFFFDVSGDKAIRDKHRAVHPPPLVPIRKPSLAESDSSEEVILFRGRAGNAKTVPQSNFVVRNGVATNTTTAITPTGHKTKPTAAEETSLRDDPEVIPVAREKRAGRQRSRSKASKIPKTDEDDEEDAILADYIANMSANPEDDFISDQLLSFNNRRDLGGDNFALNLGSGDENDMPVVEDLSGDEQQAESSGSGLSDADEDDGDENDEPDEDDDMDADMDDEELARLLAKQEELGLGSDELVLIPESFGVSKRGAKKGGQKRATSSSFAKFANASSVADAFDDLDLADWTVPVPRKRRSKQPPNFNISDSEIEAKLKLDWSRDRERKKERKLARESLRGQGLLDKNASPDDLRVKYPVGLRLEDFKTELVAFLISSDERLEFPPLDKHGRMVLHQLALKFNVKSQSTGKGTTRRPVLYRSKRTITFKPHQITEATRQVDGAARRVGRKYFPRADVAGPRGDTPRDGFRGSGHVSVKALVLREGEVVGASAPELGQENKGRAMLEKMGWSKGMALGALENKGILEPVAQVVKKSKAGLGRT; from the exons ATGCCGCCAAAGAGGGGAAAGCGGCCATATGCAGGCCCCAAGGCTGCTCACCTTCGATCTACCCCCGGAGTCCAGGGCCATGTCAGTTCCTTTTCCTCAACGACGTTTTTCCAGAGTGTTACGCACTCAAATG ACTTCTCTTTGAAGGATGAGGTTAGGAACACTCAGTCCCACCACCTTGACTCAGCCTGGATTTCCGGTACGGTGAAACTTCGACAAAAGCCTGTATCGTTTGTTAGTGCTGGATACAGTGAGCCTTTAAAACTTCTTGAAGATATCGAGCAAGACAAAGTTTCCCCTGGCGAGGCTACAGAGAGCAAGGCCGACGACATGGACATCACTACCGTAGACGTCAACCTCAACGTATCCGCGGAGGCTGTCATAGAGAAGACGACTCTCGTTGAGCTAGATTCAGcggccaagggcaagatggTTCTTTCCAACTCGACGTCTCAagacaacccctccagcgAGACTCCCCAAGAACAGGCACAAgacctctttttcttcgACGTTAGCGGAGATAAAGCTATCCGAGACAAACACCGTGCTGTCCATCCGCCACCCCTGGTTCCCATTCGGAAGCCATCATTGGCTGAATCTGATTCCAGTGAGGAAGTTATCCTCTTCAGAGGCCGTGCAGGTAACGCCAAAACAGTTCCGCAAAGCAACTTTGTGGTTCGTAACGGCGTTGCTACCAATACCACAACCGCCATAACTCCGACCGGTCATAAGACCAAACCTACAGCTGCAGAGGAAACGAGCCTCCGTGATGATCCCGAAGTGATTCCTGTAGCCCGCGAAAAACGAGCAGGACGCCAGCGCAGCCGTTCAAAAGCTTCCAAGATTCCCAAAAccgacgaagatgatgaagaggacgcCATTCTGGCAGATTATATCGCCAACATGAGTGCCAACCCAGAGGATGACTTCATTTCAGACCAGCTACTTTCATTCAACAACCGTCGGGATCTTGGGGGTGACAATTTCGCTCTCAACCTCGGCTCCGGTGACGAGAATGACATGCCGGTGGTTGAAGATTTGTCAGGCGACGAACAACAAGCTGAGTCTAGTGGTTCTGGTCTTAGTGATGCcgacgaagatgacgggGATGAGAACGATGAGCcagatgaagacgacgatATGGACGCCGATATggatgacgaggagcttGCACGACTTCTTGCCAAGCAGGAAGagcttgggttggggagcgATGAGCTTGTTTTGATACCCGAGTCTTTCGGAGTAAGCAAGCGAGGGGCGAAGAAGGGAGGCCAGAAAAGggcaacatcctcatcgttCGCCAAATTTGCGAATGCCAGCTCCGTTGCTGATGCATTTGATGATCTGGATCTTGCCGACTGGACTGTGCCAGTCCCCCGCAAGCGACGCTCcaaacaaccacccaacTTCAACATTTCGGATTCTGAAATCGAGGCAAAACTGAAGTTGGATTGGTCACGCGATCGGGAACGAAAGAAAGAGCGCAAGCTTGCCCGTGAGTCACTACGTGGTCAGGGTCTTCTTGACAAGAACGCCAGCCCCGACGATTTGCGCGTCAAGTATCCAGTGGGCCTTAGACTGGAAGACTTCAAAACTGAGCTGGTGGCTTTTCTGATCAGCTCGGATGAGCG TCTCGAATTCCCCCCGCTCGACAAACATGGGCGTATGgtcctccaccagcttgcCTTGAAATTCAATGTCAAGTCCCAGTCCACCGGAAAGGGCACAACACGCCGGCCGGTTCTCTACCGGAGCAAGCGGACGATCACATTCAAACCGCACCAGATCACAGAAGCGACACGCCAGGTAGATGGTGCCGCCCGCCGGGTTGGGCGCAAGTACTTCCCCCGTGCTGACGTAGCTGGTCCACGGGGCGACACTCCCCGGGATGGATTCAGAGGAAGTGGACATGTGAGCGTAAAAGCCCTGGTACTTCgagaaggagaggtggttggcgCCTCTGCCCCTGAGTTGGGCCAGGAAAATAAAGGTCGCGCgatgttggagaagatgggcTGGAGCAAAGGCATGGCTTTGGGAGCCTTGGAGAACAAGGGGATCTTGGAGCCCGTCGCTCAGGTCGTCAAGAAGTCGAAGGCTGGCCTTGGTCGTACATGA
- the ATG4 gene encoding Cysteine protease atg4 (EggNog:ENOG503NVXP; MEROPS:MER0013559; BUSCO:EOG09264B3O; COG:U; COG:Z) → MEAAISAGAEVSRVGRRILQRIWDPEPTNDRSSNEPVWCLGCSYLLDTKEYGTPPTLTTSTPPADATLPAIVPEPGAGVESEPRRATEKAGVPVNTPIPVAASGQHQLQVPETPPLSVASSFDSALAYEEPGQDGGWPPAFLDDFESRIWMTYRTGFEEIPRSTDPKAAAALSFTMRFKTSFGDQTGFSSDTGWGCMIRSGQSLLANAMLISRAGRAWRRTTNPDIEREIVCLFADDPRAPYSIQNFVNHGAAACGKYPGEWFGPSATARCIQALAKKHDSSLRVYLTRDLPEVYEDNFMSTANPDGNHFHPTLILVSTRLGIDKINPIYHEALISTLQLPQAIGIAGGRPSSSHYFIGAQGQWLFYLDPHHPRPALPYRENPNDYTIEELDSCHTRRLRHLHVEDMDPSMLIGFLIKDEDDWDLWKSSVKHVQGKAIINVSPHDPEHGMGFGRAGAIDEVETLSDEDDTDTVLDL, encoded by the exons ATGGAGGCAGCGATATCCGCCGGGGCCGAGGTCAGCCGTGTAGGCCGACGCATCTTGCAGAGAATCTGGGACCCAGAGCCTACCAATGATCGAAGCAGCAACGAACCagtgtggtgtttgggttgcTCATATCTCCTCGATACAAAAGAATACGGCACACCCCCTacgctcaccaccagcacaccaCCCGCAGATGCCACTCTTCCCGCTATAGTACCCGAGCCTGGGGCAGGCGTGGAATCGGAGCCACGAAGAGCCACAGAGAAGGCGGGAGTGCCGGTGAATACCCCAATCCCCGTTGCGGCTAGTGGTCAGCACCAGCTACAAGTGCCCGAAACACCTCCTCTCTCCGTTGCCAGCAGTTTTGATTCAGCTCTTGCGTACGAAGAGCCCGGTCAAGATGGCGGCTGGCCCCCGGCCTTTCTCGATGATTTCGAGTCCCGCATATGGATGACATATCGTACCGGATTCGAAGAAATTCCTCGCTCGACTGACCCGAAAGCGGCCGCAGCCTTGTCCTTCACCATGCGATTCAAGACTTCTTTCGGGGACCAGACCGGCTTTTCATCAGATACGGGCTGGGGATGCATGATCAGGTCTGGGCAGAGCTTGTTGGCCAATGCAATGTTGATCAGCCGTGCAGGACGTG CTTGGAGACGAACGACGAACCCTGACATCGAACGCGAAATCGTGTGCCTATTCGCAGATGATCCTCGTGCTCCATATTCCATACAGAACTTTGTGAACCATGGTGCAGCTGCTTGTGGAAAGTACCCTGGAGAGTGGTTTGGCCCATCTGCGACGGCACGGTGCATCCA GGCtctggccaagaagcacgatAGCTCCCTGCGAGTGTACCTGACACGAGATCTTCCTGAAGTATATGAGGACAACTTCATGTCAACCGCGAACCCTGACGGCAACCACTTTCACCCGACATTAATTCTGGTATCTACGAGGCTGGGAATTGACAAGATCAACCCAATCTACCATGAAGCGCTCATATCTACCTTACAATTGCCACAAGCCATTGGTATTGCTGG CGGACGcccgtcatcatcccacTACTTCATCGGTGCTCAGGGGCAATGGCTCTTTTACCTCGATCCCCATCACCCACGGCCAGCGCTTCCTTATCGAGAGAATCCGAACGACTATACCATAGAAGAATTGGACTCCTGCCACACCCGACGATTGCGGCATCTCCACGTAGAAGACATGGACCCTAGCATGCTCATTGGCTTTCTCAtcaaggatgaggatgattgGGATCTGTGGAAGAGCTCTGTCAAGCATGTTCAGGGCAAGGCCATCATCAATGTCTCGCCTCATGACCCGGAGCACGGGATGGGTTTCGGTCGAGCTGGAGCgattgatgaggtggagacACTGAgtgacgaggacgacacAGATACGGTGCTTGACTTATGA
- a CDS encoding hypothetical protein (EggNog:ENOG503NX06; COG:O) produces MGADQSTPRGASHAATTVTQQKTCYYEVLGVDRQVPDEEIRRAYKKKALELHPDRNYHDTENATRKFAELQTAYEILSDPQERAWYDSHRDAILRGDDEVAGGAPGGQDPGNHTSANAVFALMSRFNSSVPMDDSPRGFFGILNVFFEQLAAEEAAACEWDGTTPTHYPPFGKAEDDYNTVGKSFYNVWSSFSTRKSFQWKDVHHLAHAPDRRIRRLMEKENKKLRDEGIREFNDAVLSLVAFVKKRDPRYVPNTQSEAERQQVLRNSAAAQAARSRAAHQEKMAEYVVPDWAQPKERQDYEGEFSMSEEESEVEEIECVVCNKTFRSEKQFEAHEKSKKHIKAVQQLKRQMRKENMHFDLNPQDSPGVSTPQSPQPEQDAQVIQRERDMTNTAPLASEDGRTGAEKQGPVEQDNDQEQSTQSSSSPEDDEYAPRSTVEERIVNGAGATKKVSQPQADDSGDLADSTAASVANLTLSEPAPGKKVGKAKLKREKKAARQAESQIQDSLQCVVCKEAFTSKNKLFDHIKELNHAAPVSATPGKSAKQKRKK; encoded by the exons ATGGGAGCTGACCAATCCACACCTCGGGGTGCCAGTCATGcggccaccaccgtcacccAGCAGAAAACATGCTATTATGAAGTTCTAGGGGTTGATCGTCAGGTGCCGgacgaaga AATTCGGAGGGCCTACAAGAAAAAGGCGTTGGAGCTGCATCCCGATCGCAACTACCACGATACCGAGAACGCGACGCGGAAGTTTGCCGAGCTACAAACAGCATACGAAATACTATCGGACCCCCAGGAACGAGCTTGGTACGACTCGCATCGAGATGCTATCCTCAGGGGTGATGACGAAGTGGCTGGGGGTGCGCCTGGCGGACAGGACCCCGGCAATCACACCTCGGCGAATGCTGTCTTTGCACTGATGAGTCGATTCAATTCCAGCGTACCGATGGATGACAGCCCGCGTGGTTTCTTTGGGATATTGAACGTCTTCTTCGAACAGCTTGCCGCAGAAGAAGCTGCAGCCTGCGAGTGGGACGGAACCACCCCCACACACTACCCACCGTTTGGCAAAGCGGAAGACGACTACAACACTGTGGGCAAGTCGTTTTATAATGTGTGGTCAAGCTTCTCGACGAGGAAATCCTTTCAGTGGAAGGATGTGCACCATCTTGCGCACGCACCAGACAGGAGGATCCGTCGCTtgatggaaaaggagaacaagaagctCCGCGATGAGGGCATCAGAGAATTCAACGATGCGGTCCTCTCTTTGGTTGCGTTTGTCAAGAAAAGAGATCCCCGTTATGTTCCCAACACACAGTCTGAGGCGGAACGGCAGCAGGTCCTTCGCAATTCCGCGGCAGCCCAGGCGGCCCGGTCGCGAGCAGCGCACCAGGAAAAGATGGCCGAGTACGTGGTGCCAGACTGGGCGCAGCCGAAAGAACGCCAAGACTACGAGGGCGAGTTTTCCATGTCGGAAGAAGAGtccgaggttgaggagatcGAATGCGTGGTGTGCAACAAGACGTTTAGGAGTGAGAAACAGTTCGAGGCTCACGAAAAGAGCAAGAAACATATCAAGGCAGTACAGCAGTTGAAAAGACAGATGAGAAAGGAAAACATGCACTTCGATCTAAATCCTCAAGATTCACCAGGGGTATCTACGCCGCAGTCTCCACAGCCAGAGCAGGACGCGCAAGTCAtccagagagagagggacATGACCAACACAGCACCGCTGGCCTCTGAGGACGGGAGGACCGGAGCAGAAAAGCAAGGGCCCGTCGAGCAGGATAATGATCAAGAACAGAGCACACAGTCATCGTCGAGTCCAGAAGATGACGAGTATGCACCACGTTCCACGGTGGAAGAGCGCATTGTCAACGGGGCAGGAGCCACCAAGAAGGTGTCACAGCCACAAGCAGACGATAGCGGAGACTTGGCAGATTCTACAGCTGCGAGCGTTGCCAACCTCACACTCAGCGAACCGGCGCCAGGTAAAAAGGTTGGTAAGGCGAAACTGAAgcgagaaaagaaagcagCTCGGCAGGCAGAGTCACAAATCCAGGATTCG CTACAATGTGTGGTATGTAAAGAGGCATTCACAAGCAAGAACAAGCTCTTCGACCACATCAAAGAACTCAACCATGCAGCTCCGGTCTCTGCCACGCCTGGTAAATCTGCAAAacagaagagaaagaaataa
- a CDS encoding hypothetical protein (EggNog:ENOG503P0AW; COG:O) — protein MKFGHAFKEALEAETYPRHWVDKAVPYRQLKKILGKVREELINNGYDPDTLQKLVAERNAEYRLESDDSQLLRPKLVVRPATTSAQPLDQKTEVDSLPESPVSLSPTSSASTEPGPSALTHDSAPPCSHRQQQTSDGEWVDVPLDADARFFSVLQQDVNELDTLQDKERVAMIENIHVIGNEIAQVARPRKPVIDFSRSDLYRWREILDLYLSAEVFFSTNEVSGGARSSDRARKQLVWFQEEVGKRQLPQKFKIKSSAVAFQHFLSLNATLLQNLQFQELNQTAITKIIKKFDKRTSLGVKKTFPKVMNSAHFISETISKDICAQLSRDVISLVPQVVDYTCIVCLSICWLPIRLDCDHLFCIRCMIKMQNRQKRFCPLCRADVIQRANETHIDMELVRYLERWFPKETKEKQRNNEDERRKELLGDLYVEGAQPPCIVM, from the exons ATGAAATTCGGCCACGCCTTCAAGGAGGCCTTGGAGGCTGAGACCTATCCAAGACACTGGGTAGACAAGGCGGTTCCCTATCGTCAGCTCAAAAAGATCCTTGGTAAGGTGCGGGAGGAGCTGATAAACAATGGCTATGATCCGGACACGTTACAAAAGCTGGTAGCTGAGCGAAACGCCGAATACCGCCTAGAGTCGGACGACTCCCAGCTCCTGAGACCCAAACTGGTTGTGCGTCCAGCCACTACAAGTGCTCAACCTCTGGATCAGAAAACAGAAGTCGACTCGCTGCCAGAATCACCAGTATCTCTATCTCCCACCTCTTCCGCCAGCACAGAACCTGGACCATCGGCCTTGACACATGACTCTGCGCCCCCGTGTAGCCAtcgccagcaacaaaccaGTGACGGCGAGTGGGTTGACGTCCCGTTGGATGCCGATGCTCGCTTTTTCAGTGTCCTCCAGCAGGATGTCAATGAGTTGGATACTCTCCAGGACAAGGAGCGGGTTGCCATGATCGAAAACATCCACGTGATTGGAAACGAGATCGCACAAGTAGCCAGACCGCGAAAACCAGTCATCGACTTCTCCCGGTCAGATCTGTATCGCTGGCGCGAGATTCTGGACCTCTACCTCTCAGCCgaggtcttcttctccaccaacgAGGTTTCCGGCGGTGCTCGCAGCAGCGACAGAGCTCGCAAGCAACTCGTCTGGTTCCAAGAAGAGGTGGGCAAGCGCCAGCTGCCGCAGAAGTTCAAGATCAAGTCCAGCGCTGTCGCCTTCCAACACTTCCTCTCGTTGAATGCCACGCTGCTGCAGAACTTGCAGTTCCAGGAACTGAATCAGACAGCCATAACAAAAATAATCAAAA AATTCGACAAGAGAACGTCCCTGGGGGTGAAAAAGACTTTTCCAAAAGTCATGAACTCGGCACACTTCATCTCCGAGACCATATCCAAGGACATCTGCGCCCAGCTGTCTCGAGACGTCATCAGCCTTGTCCCACAAGTCGTGGACTACACGTGCATTGTCT GCCTCTCCATATGTTGGCTGCCCATCCGACTGGACTGCGACCATTTGTTTTGCATCCGGTGCATGATCAAGATGCAAAACAGGCAAAAGCGCTTCTGCCCGCTATGTCGAGCCGATGTGATTCAACGGGCCAACGAAA CACATATCGATATGGAGCTCGTTCGATACTTGGAAAGGTGGTTTCCaaaggagaccaaggagaagcagaggAACAACGAGGACGAGCGGCGAAAGGAGCTCCTGGGCGATTTGTACGTGGAAGGTGCACAGCCGCCGTGTATTGTGATGTGA